A genomic window from Haladaptatus caseinilyticus includes:
- a CDS encoding DNA topoisomerase I has product MELIITEKDNAARRIADILSGESADADRQNGVNVYKWGGKRCIGLSGHVVGVDFPPEYNDWRDVEPVELIDADIEKQPTKENIVRTLRLLARDADRVTIATDYDREGELIGKEAWELVREVNEDVPVNRVRFSSITQNEVTSAFENPDELDFDLAAAGEARQIIDLIWGAALTRFLSLSSRQLGNDFISVGRVQSPTLKLIVDREREIQAFDPEDYWELFADLKKAEEEFEAQYFYRDEDGNEAERVWDEEAAKEAYETLREATQATVERVSRRTRTDDPPAPFNTTQFIRAAGSLGHSAQRAMSIAEDLYTAGYITYPRTDNTVYPDDLDPEELLDTFVGNYHFSDDAERLLDREDDIEPTEGDEETTDHPPIHPTEDVPTKGELSDDEWEIYELVVRRFFATVAESARWEHLKVVAMVSELSLKANGKRLLEEGYHAVYPYFNTSENYVPNVEEGEHVDVTDTRIEDKETQPPRRYGQSRLIEKMEKMGIGTKSTRHNTIQKLYDRGYLESDPPRPTRLAQSVVSAAEDYADLVVSESMTRELEQDMTAIAEGEAELDDVADSSREILATVFDELEESREEIGKQLKQSLKADKTLGPCPDCGEDLLVRQSRRGSHFVGCDGYPDCTYTLPLPNKGKPLILEETCDDHDLREVKILAGRGTFVHGCPLCKAEAAEEAEDRVIGDCPDCGEEHGGELAIKQLQTGSRLVGCTRYPECEYSLPLPRRGDIEVTDETCDEHDLPELVVDNGDEPWELGCPICNYEEFKQSEEKSGLEVIDGIGAKTAEKLAEIGIENIEDLKNAEVESVADQVNGVSEDRLRGWQAKAD; this is encoded by the coding sequence GTGGAACTCATAATCACCGAGAAGGACAACGCGGCGCGCCGAATCGCCGACATTCTATCCGGCGAGAGTGCCGACGCCGACCGACAAAACGGCGTCAACGTCTACAAATGGGGCGGCAAACGATGTATCGGCCTGTCAGGTCACGTCGTCGGGGTTGATTTTCCCCCGGAGTACAACGACTGGCGTGACGTGGAACCGGTCGAACTCATCGATGCTGACATCGAGAAACAGCCGACCAAGGAGAACATCGTTCGAACGCTACGCCTATTGGCACGCGACGCAGACCGCGTGACGATTGCGACAGACTACGACCGCGAGGGCGAGCTCATCGGGAAAGAAGCGTGGGAGCTCGTTCGCGAAGTGAACGAGGACGTGCCCGTCAACAGGGTTCGATTCTCCTCCATTACGCAAAACGAAGTCACCTCAGCCTTCGAAAATCCCGACGAACTCGACTTCGACCTCGCGGCGGCAGGCGAAGCACGGCAGATAATCGACCTCATCTGGGGTGCCGCGCTGACCCGTTTCCTCTCGCTTTCGTCCCGACAACTCGGCAACGATTTCATCAGCGTGGGTCGGGTACAGAGTCCGACGCTGAAGCTCATCGTGGACCGAGAACGGGAGATCCAAGCGTTCGACCCGGAGGATTACTGGGAACTGTTCGCCGACCTCAAGAAGGCCGAAGAGGAGTTCGAAGCCCAATACTTCTACCGCGACGAGGACGGCAACGAAGCCGAGCGAGTATGGGACGAAGAGGCGGCGAAAGAAGCGTACGAAACGCTTCGTGAGGCGACCCAAGCGACGGTTGAGCGCGTCTCACGGCGGACGCGAACCGACGATCCGCCGGCGCCATTCAACACGACGCAGTTCATCCGCGCGGCAGGCAGTTTGGGTCATTCGGCCCAACGCGCGATGAGCATCGCGGAGGACCTCTACACGGCCGGATATATCACCTACCCGCGTACCGACAACACGGTTTATCCGGACGATTTGGATCCCGAGGAGCTGCTCGATACGTTCGTCGGGAACTACCATTTCAGCGACGATGCGGAGCGTTTGCTGGACCGGGAGGACGACATCGAACCGACCGAAGGTGACGAAGAAACCACCGACCACCCGCCAATTCACCCGACCGAGGACGTTCCAACGAAAGGCGAACTGAGCGACGACGAGTGGGAGATCTACGAACTCGTCGTTCGGCGCTTTTTCGCCACCGTCGCCGAGAGTGCGAGATGGGAACACCTCAAGGTGGTCGCCATGGTGTCGGAACTGTCGCTCAAGGCAAACGGAAAACGGTTGCTCGAAGAGGGATACCACGCGGTTTATCCGTACTTCAACACCAGCGAGAACTACGTACCGAACGTCGAAGAAGGCGAACACGTGGACGTGACGGACACACGAATCGAGGACAAGGAAACCCAACCACCGCGACGGTACGGTCAGTCACGACTCATCGAGAAGATGGAGAAGATGGGGATCGGGACGAAATCGACCCGCCACAACACGATTCAGAAACTGTACGACCGTGGTTATCTCGAAAGCGACCCGCCACGACCGACGCGCCTCGCACAGTCGGTCGTGTCGGCCGCGGAGGATTACGCCGACCTCGTCGTGAGCGAGAGTATGACCCGTGAGTTGGAACAGGACATGACCGCCATCGCCGAAGGCGAAGCGGAATTGGACGACGTGGCGGACTCCTCCCGCGAAATCCTCGCGACCGTGTTCGACGAGCTAGAAGAATCGCGCGAGGAAATCGGGAAACAGTTGAAGCAGTCGCTGAAGGCGGACAAAACCCTCGGGCCGTGCCCGGACTGTGGCGAGGACCTCCTCGTGCGGCAGAGTCGCAGAGGGTCACACTTCGTCGGCTGTGACGGCTATCCGGACTGCACCTACACGCTTCCGCTCCCGAACAAGGGCAAACCGCTCATCCTGGAGGAGACATGCGACGACCACGACCTCCGAGAGGTGAAGATACTCGCCGGACGGGGAACCTTCGTCCACGGCTGTCCGCTGTGCAAGGCGGAGGCGGCCGAAGAAGCCGAGGACCGAGTTATCGGTGACTGCCCGGACTGTGGCGAGGAACACGGTGGAGAGCTTGCCATCAAGCAACTCCAAACCGGCTCTCGCCTCGTCGGTTGTACGCGCTATCCGGAGTGTGAATATTCGCTCCCGCTGCCGCGACGTGGCGACATCGAGGTGACCGACGAGACCTGTGACGAACACGACCTGCCGGAACTCGTCGTGGACAACGGCGACGAACCGTGGGAACTCGGCTGTCCGATCTGCAATTACGAGGAGTTCAAACAAAGCGAGGAAAAGAGCGGCCTCGAAGTCATCGACGGCATCGGCGCGAAAACCGCCGAAAAGCTCGCCGAAATCGGCATCGAGAACATCGAGGATTTGAAAAACGCCGAAGTCGAGTCCGTCGCGGACCAAGTCAACGGAGTGAGCGAAGACAGACTGCGCGGGTGGCAGGCGAAGGCGGATTGA
- a CDS encoding lytic transglycosylase domain-containing protein, giving the protein MPSRRDMLKKLGATGTTAIVASGLSGSAAAAGAIPSHYLDQYQATGANYGIDWTYLAGVGWIETQHGQYEPGCDESSAGARGPMQFMPSTWDYYGLDGDGDGYANICDYQDAIPAAAYYLTDNGAPEDWDDALYAYNHSWSYVNDVKAAAADYRSQYGGGGGGGFVDGDRVTPTANLNTREQPGTDQPIVATISPGEVGEIMNGPTDKDGYTWWGVHWLDRNVWGWSVERYLTNA; this is encoded by the coding sequence ATGCCATCAAGACGAGACATGCTCAAAAAACTCGGTGCAACAGGAACGACAGCGATTGTCGCCTCCGGACTATCGGGCTCCGCCGCCGCCGCGGGTGCCATCCCGTCACATTACCTCGACCAGTATCAGGCGACCGGGGCCAACTACGGTATTGACTGGACGTATCTCGCGGGCGTCGGCTGGATAGAAACCCAGCACGGTCAGTACGAACCGGGATGTGACGAATCGTCGGCAGGCGCACGCGGCCCGATGCAGTTCATGCCCTCGACGTGGGATTATTACGGCCTCGACGGCGACGGTGACGGCTATGCGAACATCTGTGACTATCAGGACGCGATTCCGGCCGCAGCCTACTATCTCACCGACAACGGCGCACCCGAGGATTGGGACGACGCACTGTACGCGTACAACCATAGCTGGTCGTACGTCAACGACGTGAAGGCTGCTGCTGCGGACTATCGCAGCCAGTACGGCGGTGGCGGCGGTGGTGGGTTCGTCGACGGTGACCGAGTCACGCCAACGGCCAATCTGAACACGCGCGAACAACCCGGTACCGACCAACCCATCGTGGCCACGATTTCGCCCGGAGAGGTCGGCGAAATCATGAACGGGCCGACGGACAAAGACGGATACACGTGGTGGGGCGTCCACTGGCTCGATCGAAACGTGTGGGGCTGGTCGGTCGAACGGTACCTCACCAACGCATAG
- a CDS encoding MATE family efflux transporter: MTTGSVSPKLASLAWPLVVGNLLQTFYNLADMFWVGRVGTAAVAAVSLMFPTSWLFVSLAMGLTAGSVALVSQHIGAGDDRAADNVVAQTTLLTVIVGIALSSVGYAFRHPLLTLVGAEGAVYVQALQYIEVLFFSIPFTFLFFVFRAVLRGAGDTRTAMWLMVLSAGLNVVLDPILILGFGPIDGMGTQGAAVATLIARVFAAIVGVYVLLRGNWGIQLRPEDLTPDWPVLKRLISIGYPATIDGAARSFAAVAMAALVARFGPVPTAAYGVGVRLMSVSWTISGAVGQATATGVGQNLGAKSPDRAAEVTWKATVGTLGILFAAGGLMVAFPGIAMRVFTNDPAVVEEGISFLRIIGPFLSFFGGLMVIQGGFRGAGDTRVAMALSFLSRWVLRIPVALLLAYGWTLQFGPIALSGMTWGVGGLWWAWSISALGSFVVGVLWFSLGHWRQGVLEEEQRQATAD, translated from the coding sequence ATGACCACCGGGTCCGTTTCGCCGAAACTGGCGAGTCTGGCGTGGCCGCTCGTTGTCGGGAATCTCCTCCAAACGTTCTACAATCTCGCGGATATGTTCTGGGTCGGTCGCGTCGGCACCGCCGCCGTCGCCGCGGTCTCGCTCATGTTTCCGACCTCGTGGCTGTTCGTCTCGCTCGCGATGGGACTGACTGCCGGTTCCGTCGCCCTCGTCTCGCAACATATCGGCGCTGGCGACGACCGGGCCGCGGACAACGTCGTGGCACAGACGACGCTCCTCACGGTAATCGTCGGTATCGCCCTTTCGTCCGTCGGGTACGCCTTTCGTCACCCACTGCTCACACTCGTCGGTGCGGAGGGAGCGGTCTACGTTCAGGCGTTGCAGTACATCGAAGTGCTGTTTTTTTCTATCCCATTCACGTTCCTCTTTTTCGTCTTTCGCGCCGTGCTCCGCGGGGCGGGCGATACCCGAACCGCGATGTGGTTGATGGTTCTCTCGGCGGGACTGAACGTGGTTTTGGACCCGATTCTCATTCTCGGATTTGGACCGATTGACGGTATGGGAACGCAGGGGGCGGCGGTCGCCACACTCATAGCCCGCGTGTTTGCGGCCATCGTCGGCGTGTACGTGCTTCTCAGAGGTAATTGGGGGATTCAGCTCCGTCCCGAGGACCTCACACCCGATTGGCCGGTATTGAAACGCCTCATCAGTATCGGCTATCCCGCGACTATCGACGGTGCCGCCCGTAGTTTTGCCGCCGTGGCGATGGCGGCCCTTGTCGCCAGATTTGGTCCAGTGCCGACCGCCGCGTACGGCGTCGGCGTTCGACTGATGTCCGTTTCTTGGACGATTTCGGGCGCGGTCGGACAGGCCACCGCGACGGGCGTTGGACAAAATCTCGGCGCGAAATCGCCCGACAGGGCCGCCGAAGTAACGTGGAAAGCGACCGTCGGAACGTTGGGTATCCTCTTTGCCGCGGGTGGGTTGATGGTCGCCTTCCCTGGTATCGCTATGCGCGTGTTCACGAACGACCCTGCGGTGGTCGAAGAAGGAATCAGCTTCCTTCGGATTATCGGACCGTTTCTGTCGTTCTTTGGCGGGCTGATGGTAATTCAGGGTGGATTCCGCGGTGCTGGGGATACCCGTGTCGCGATGGCGCTTTCGTTCCTCTCGCGATGGGTGCTCAGGATACCTGTCGCGCTGTTGCTCGCTTACGGGTGGACGCTCCAGTTCGGTCCGATAGCCCTTTCGGGGATGACGTGGGGAGTCGGTGGTCTGTGGTGGGCGTGGTCGATTTCGGCTCTCGGGTCGTTCGTCGTGGGTGTCCTCTGGTTCAGCCTCGGCCACTGGCGACAGGGCGTGTTGGAAGAAGAACAAAGGCAGGCAACTGCGGACTGA
- the gatB gene encoding Asp-tRNA(Asn)/Glu-tRNA(Gln) amidotransferase subunit GatB codes for MTAQAVQEGEHVAVIGLEIHVQLETDTKIFCGCSTDQDDPEPNTYTCPVCLGLPGALPVLNESAVEFAVKVGKAIDADIPEETRFHRKNYFYPDLPKGFQITQYDAPICQNGKLEFRHKGETRIVGIHRAHLEEDPGSLRHVRDGSGNIDTRTTGIDRADYTLVNYNRAGTPLMEIVTDPDFRKPGEAVAFLEKLEEVLEYLGIFDSTRDGSLRVDANLSLVPAEDVNEDGSISNEVLTDANRTEVKNISSHKGAESALAYEESRQRNLLRRGKAVEQETRHFNETHGSTVSMRSKEEEKDYRYFAEADLPPLRVSDWKQKLEIPELPDARRERFREEYDLSKEAASKLTSSKQVADFYEEVAEEFDPDLAAAWVADSLLGELNYRDMEITDVEDRLGEFKTLIRLVAEDEITAKNAEETVLREMLDEGDDPKTVIDREGLGKADSGEVEQAVEEAIEENPDTVEDYHAGEGGAINFLVGQVMQKTGGSADPGSVNGMLRERLDE; via the coding sequence ATGACTGCTCAGGCTGTCCAGGAGGGCGAACACGTGGCCGTCATCGGCCTCGAAATCCACGTCCAACTGGAGACGGACACGAAGATCTTCTGCGGCTGCTCGACGGATCAAGACGACCCCGAACCCAACACCTACACCTGTCCGGTCTGTCTCGGGCTACCGGGCGCACTCCCGGTGTTGAACGAGTCGGCCGTCGAGTTCGCGGTGAAGGTCGGCAAAGCCATCGACGCCGACATCCCGGAAGAGACGCGGTTTCACCGGAAAAACTACTTCTATCCCGACCTGCCGAAGGGGTTTCAAATCACCCAGTACGACGCCCCCATTTGCCAGAACGGGAAACTGGAGTTCCGACACAAGGGCGAGACCCGAATCGTCGGCATCCACCGCGCCCACCTCGAAGAGGACCCCGGCAGTCTCCGTCACGTCCGCGACGGGAGCGGGAACATCGACACACGAACGACCGGCATCGACCGAGCGGACTACACGCTGGTCAACTACAACCGCGCCGGAACGCCGTTGATGGAAATCGTCACCGATCCTGACTTCCGGAAACCCGGCGAGGCAGTCGCCTTCCTCGAAAAGCTGGAGGAGGTGCTCGAATATCTCGGCATCTTCGACTCGACGCGAGACGGCAGTCTCCGTGTGGACGCGAACCTCTCGCTCGTTCCCGCAGAGGACGTAAACGAGGACGGTTCCATTTCGAACGAGGTGCTGACGGACGCGAACCGGACTGAAGTGAAAAACATCTCCAGTCACAAGGGTGCCGAGAGCGCACTCGCCTACGAGGAGAGCCGTCAGCGAAACCTCCTCCGGCGCGGTAAGGCAGTCGAACAGGAGACGCGCCACTTCAACGAAACCCACGGTTCGACCGTTTCGATGCGGTCGAAGGAGGAGGAGAAGGACTACCGTTACTTCGCCGAAGCCGACCTTCCGCCCCTTCGAGTGAGCGACTGGAAGCAGAAACTCGAAATCCCGGAATTGCCGGACGCCCGTCGGGAACGGTTCCGCGAGGAGTACGACCTGAGCAAGGAGGCCGCGAGCAAACTCACCTCCAGCAAGCAGGTGGCTGACTTCTACGAAGAGGTGGCCGAGGAGTTCGACCCGGACCTCGCCGCCGCATGGGTCGCCGACAGCCTCCTCGGCGAACTCAACTACCGCGACATGGAAATCACGGACGTCGAAGACAGGTTGGGCGAGTTCAAAACGCTCATCCGACTCGTCGCCGAGGACGAGATTACGGCGAAGAACGCGGAAGAGACCGTTCTCCGCGAGATGCTGGACGAGGGCGACGACCCGAAGACCGTCATCGACCGCGAGGGACTCGGCAAGGCCGATTCGGGCGAAGTCGAACAGGCAGTCGAGGAAGCCATCGAGGAAAACCCGGACACGGTGGAGGACTACCACGCCGGAGAGGGTGGTGCCATCAACTTCCTCGTCGGTCAAGTCATGCAGAAAACCGGCGGCAGTGCCGACCCAGGGTCCGTGAACGGCATGCTCCGCGAACGACTGGACGAGTAA
- a CDS encoding histidine kinase N-terminal 7TM domain-containing protein — translation MFGPFTPAGGIVLCGTTVGGAVSFVLARHGWSNRDVPGSASFASLMLVISGWCFLSLLFFTASARSQAILWGSLIGICASTVPILWLSFTLEYTGRDDWLTPATMPLIWAEPVMYTAVSLLTPEHGFVNESATLVSIGGLTTLSVSHGPTFYFHLAYLFVVIVSGFTFLIVFLAQADRLYRRQTVVVVLAGLFPLVGTGASMFVASNAVLDLTPIFFAGGGMFIALALFRYDFLDVTPLASEVVLSEMEDPVIVVSDGQIVEYNPMAVALFDSQNAIGEDVESVLPGLLDAVWMGKSFSPSRPQADGGTTNRAVDGSDDVTSSGFVDDPVAETAVYDPRLTPIYDHHGIRRGDILVLREITDRKHREETLRALQSATRRLMDSKHEEEIAQIAVETADEVLDHPYSAIVFPDESETILQTVAMTGVLADSTDGEITFHRADDSMWDVFESGVPGVHESPTELSETWYNRFSVGCLLLFPLGEHGVLGVGSDPKKRAFTDNDRRFAEILATTTESALDRARRETELRESQAMVEKRNEQIEFFNGVLRHDILNGITVINGNLELLDEHVGTDGKPHLETVREWSEDIGKLTQKVRSASRTITDAESMPLTTLSLSETLSRKATKIRTTYPNVEVEADIEHDLFISGNELLGEVLENVLLNAVEHNDQSFPTLTVRAWGSDEIVRVEIEDDGPGIPDGMKSEVFDRNVTSASSGSIGFGLYFVRVMMDRYDGDVWFEDANDGGTVAVLTFPVEPPDAPFI, via the coding sequence ATGTTTGGTCCCTTCACACCTGCGGGCGGTATCGTACTCTGTGGGACGACCGTCGGTGGCGCCGTCAGTTTTGTGCTCGCGCGACACGGGTGGTCGAACCGGGACGTCCCGGGTTCCGCATCGTTTGCGTCGCTCATGCTCGTTATTTCCGGCTGGTGTTTTCTCTCCCTGCTCTTTTTTACGGCTTCGGCACGCTCACAGGCCATTCTCTGGGGTTCGTTGATCGGGATCTGTGCGTCAACAGTTCCCATCCTGTGGCTGAGTTTCACACTGGAGTACACCGGTCGGGACGATTGGTTGACTCCGGCCACGATGCCACTTATTTGGGCGGAACCAGTGATGTACACCGCCGTGTCGCTCCTCACCCCCGAACACGGGTTTGTCAACGAGAGCGCGACACTGGTATCGATTGGCGGCCTGACGACCCTATCAGTTTCCCATGGACCGACGTTCTACTTCCATCTCGCCTATCTGTTCGTGGTCATCGTCTCCGGATTCACGTTCCTCATCGTATTCCTCGCACAAGCGGATCGACTGTATCGAAGACAAACGGTCGTGGTCGTCCTCGCGGGCCTGTTTCCGCTCGTCGGAACCGGCGCGTCGATGTTTGTCGCTTCAAACGCGGTTCTCGATTTGACCCCCATCTTTTTCGCTGGCGGCGGCATGTTCATCGCCCTCGCGCTTTTCAGATACGACTTTCTCGACGTAACACCGCTGGCCTCGGAAGTCGTGCTGTCGGAGATGGAAGATCCAGTTATCGTCGTTTCTGACGGTCAAATCGTCGAATACAACCCGATGGCAGTGGCGCTGTTTGATTCACAGAACGCCATCGGGGAGGACGTCGAGTCCGTCCTTCCTGGCCTGCTCGATGCCGTTTGGATGGGGAAATCCTTCTCACCGTCACGACCCCAAGCGGATGGCGGCACGACTAACCGGGCTGTCGATGGTTCCGATGACGTCACGTCCAGTGGTTTCGTTGACGACCCTGTCGCGGAAACCGCGGTGTACGACCCGCGCTTGACTCCGATATACGACCATCACGGTATTCGACGTGGCGACATCCTCGTTCTTCGAGAAATAACCGATCGAAAGCACCGCGAAGAGACGCTCCGCGCCCTCCAGTCGGCAACGCGTCGATTGATGGACTCCAAACACGAGGAAGAAATCGCACAGATCGCAGTCGAAACTGCGGACGAGGTATTGGATCATCCCTACTCGGCTATCGTTTTCCCCGACGAAAGCGAGACAATTCTCCAAACCGTCGCCATGACGGGTGTGCTTGCCGACAGCACCGATGGTGAGATAACTTTTCATCGAGCGGATGACTCCATGTGGGACGTATTCGAGTCCGGTGTTCCGGGCGTCCACGAATCCCCAACTGAACTCTCTGAAACGTGGTACAATCGTTTTTCAGTCGGGTGTTTGCTGTTGTTCCCGCTCGGAGAACATGGCGTCCTCGGTGTCGGAAGCGACCCGAAAAAGCGGGCGTTCACCGATAACGACCGACGGTTTGCCGAGATTCTGGCGACGACGACTGAATCAGCACTGGACCGTGCGCGGCGAGAGACGGAACTACGCGAAAGTCAAGCGATGGTCGAGAAGCGAAACGAGCAAATCGAGTTCTTCAACGGTGTCCTCCGTCACGATATTTTGAACGGAATCACGGTCATTAACGGTAATCTCGAACTGCTCGACGAACACGTGGGGACGGATGGCAAGCCGCATCTCGAAACCGTACGTGAATGGAGCGAGGATATCGGGAAGTTGACACAGAAAGTGCGGTCGGCCAGTCGGACGATTACGGATGCGGAGTCAATGCCGCTGACGACGCTTTCGCTCTCGGAAACCCTGTCCCGAAAAGCGACGAAGATACGGACGACGTATCCAAACGTCGAAGTCGAGGCTGATATCGAACACGACTTGTTCATATCGGGTAACGAACTCCTCGGTGAAGTACTGGAAAACGTCCTCCTGAACGCGGTCGAGCACAACGACCAGTCGTTTCCAACGCTCACTGTTCGGGCGTGGGGATCGGATGAAATCGTCCGAGTCGAGATCGAAGACGATGGCCCGGGTATTCCCGATGGGATGAAATCGGAGGTGTTCGACCGAAACGTCACGTCGGCGTCATCCGGCTCTATCGGTTTCGGTCTCTACTTCGTCCGTGTGATGATGGACCGATACGATGGCGATGTTTGGTTCGAGGATGCGAACGACGGCGGAACTGTCGCTGTTCTTACGTTCCCTGTCGAACCCCCCGACGCTCCGTTCATATAG
- a CDS encoding DUF7518 family protein, with protein MTSQRDRIANLESRVEELDATIRGLTEELVDANQRLRELEAEQESNEVEEAKTEESKDETDDTDEGTSELGDDIIVA; from the coding sequence ATGACTAGCCAGCGCGACCGAATCGCCAACCTGGAGTCGCGGGTGGAAGAACTCGACGCGACGATTCGTGGACTGACCGAGGAGCTCGTGGACGCCAATCAGCGACTCCGCGAATTGGAGGCCGAACAGGAATCGAACGAGGTCGAAGAGGCTAAAACCGAGGAGTCTAAGGACGAAACAGACGATACCGACGAGGGTACGTCCGAACTGGGCGACGACATCATCGTGGCGTAG
- a CDS encoding phosphoglycerol geranylgeranyltransferase, whose product MTAPWDDWNHIIKLDPDKSLAGDDTFEDVCETGTDAIEIGGTLDMTREKMQSVIDACAKYDVALYQEPSNPAVVVDDDALDGYLVPIVLNAGDIAWMTGFHKEWVKTSDVDWETTTTEAYIVMNPEASVAELTDADCDQSAEDVAAYAEIAEQMYGQEIVYIEYSGTFGDPKVVAAAQEKLDEATLFYGGGIHDYESAHTMAQHADTIIVGDLVHDEGVEAVRETVEGARDAKKAHLESA is encoded by the coding sequence ATGACTGCGCCTTGGGACGACTGGAACCACATCATCAAACTCGACCCGGACAAGAGCCTCGCGGGTGACGATACCTTCGAGGACGTCTGTGAGACCGGCACGGACGCCATCGAAATCGGCGGGACGCTCGACATGACGCGGGAAAAGATGCAATCGGTCATCGACGCCTGCGCGAAATACGACGTCGCGCTCTATCAGGAACCGAGCAATCCAGCGGTCGTCGTGGACGATGACGCGCTCGATGGCTATCTCGTTCCGATCGTGCTCAATGCGGGGGATATCGCGTGGATGACCGGCTTCCACAAGGAGTGGGTGAAGACGAGCGACGTCGATTGGGAAACGACGACGACGGAAGCGTACATCGTCATGAATCCGGAAGCGAGCGTCGCCGAACTCACCGACGCTGACTGTGACCAGTCGGCCGAAGACGTCGCGGCATATGCCGAAATCGCCGAGCAGATGTACGGCCAGGAGATCGTCTACATCGAGTACTCCGGAACCTTCGGCGACCCGAAAGTCGTCGCCGCGGCACAGGAAAAACTGGACGAGGCGACACTGTTCTACGGCGGTGGCATTCACGATTACGAGTCTGCGCACACGATGGCCCAGCACGCGGACACCATCATCGTCGGGGACCTCGTCCACGACGAGGGGGTCGAAGCCGTTCGTGAGACGGTCGAAGGGGCGAGAGACGCGAAGAAGGCGCATCTAGAATCGGCGTAA
- a CDS encoding ABC transporter ATP-binding protein, translated as MSALETNRLTKYYGETRGIEHLDLTVEVGEVFGFLGPNGAGKTTTIRTLLGFIAPTEGDATILGRDVASETDLIEAKRRIGYLPSDPGFDEGTTGERFLDYQASLKGDERRAELLELFDPPIDRKIEEYSRGNKQKLAIISAFMHDPDLVIMDEPTSGLDPLMQDRFYDFVQAEQGTGTTVFFSSHILSEVRKVCDRVGIIRDGRLVTTEDVETLLDRSGKRVRVRTAKPVEPSDFDFAGVHDLSVDGEVRFTFTGEYDTLIDQLDQYQLIDLDVEEAPLDEVFMRFYGEEAHV; from the coding sequence ATGTCGGCACTCGAAACAAACAGACTCACGAAGTACTACGGTGAGACGCGAGGTATCGAACACCTAGACCTCACCGTCGAGGTGGGCGAAGTCTTCGGTTTCCTCGGCCCGAACGGGGCCGGAAAGACGACGACGATTCGGACACTACTGGGGTTCATCGCTCCCACTGAAGGTGATGCGACGATTCTCGGCCGAGATGTCGCGAGCGAAACCGACCTCATCGAAGCCAAACGTCGAATCGGTTACCTCCCTAGCGATCCCGGGTTCGACGAGGGAACGACCGGAGAACGGTTTCTGGACTATCAGGCGTCGTTGAAGGGTGACGAGCGACGCGCCGAACTGCTCGAACTGTTCGACCCCCCCATCGACCGAAAGATCGAGGAGTACTCGCGCGGAAACAAGCAGAAACTCGCCATCATCTCGGCGTTCATGCACGACCCCGACCTCGTGATCATGGACGAACCGACGTCGGGACTCGACCCGCTGATGCAGGACCGGTTCTACGATTTCGTCCAGGCAGAGCAGGGGACGGGAACGACGGTTTTCTTCTCCAGTCACATCCTGAGCGAAGTCCGCAAGGTATGTGACAGGGTCGGCATCATCCGCGACGGACGACTCGTCACGACCGAAGACGTGGAGACGCTGCTCGATAGAAGTGGCAAGCGCGTCAGAGTGCGAACAGCGAAACCTGTCGAACCGAGCGACTTCGACTTTGCGGGAGTTCACGACCTCAGCGTGGACGGCGAGGTTCGATTCACCTTTACCGGGGAGTACGACACGCTCATCGACCAGCTCGACCAGTATCAGTTAATAGATCTAGACGTGGAAGAAGCGCCGCTCGACGAAGTGTTCATGCGGTTC